One Corynebacterium aurimucosum genomic window, ACCGACGACCATGCCGGTGCGGGTAAGAGGCACAGCTGCGGCGGCTTTGGCGATGCCGAAGTCGGTGATCTTGACCTGCCCATTCTGGGTGATCATGAGGTTGCCGGGTTTGATGTCGCGGTGCACAAGCCCCATGTGGTGGATCACGGAGAGGCCGTGGGAGGCCTGCTCCATGACGTCGAGCGCCAAAGTCTCCGGGAGTGCGCCCTCGCGTGCCAGCAAGTCCGCCAGGGATTCGCCGCGAATGTACTCCAGGGCCATGTAGCAGAAGGTGCGGCCGTTGTCCTCGAGCTCGCGATAGTCGTAGGTAGCCACAACGTTGTCGGAATTAATAGATTCCGCGGCCTTGGCCTCGTTGCGGAAACGCGAGAGGAACTCATTGTTATCGGAGAACTCAGGGCGCAGGACTTTGAGGGCTACCTCGCGGTCATTGCGAACGTCATCCGCTAACCACACCGTGGACATGCCGCCGTGGCCGACTATCCACTGCAGCTGATAGTCCTCACCAATCAGCGCTTGGAGGTGTTCCTTATTATCTGCACTACTCACTACTGCTCACCTCCGTATGCGCGCAAGATGGCGCGGCCGATGGGGGCGGAAACTTGGCCGCCGGTAGCGCCTTCACCAAGATGCCCGCCGTCCTTGACTACGACGCCGACAGCGATGTCCTTGTCTGGATCGAAAGCCACGTACCACGCGTGCGGGGCGAGGCCGTCGCCGTGCTCGGCTGTACCGGTCTTGGACGCAAAACCGTTGCCGTCAAATCCAAAGGTATTTCGCTCGGAGGCGAACATGAGGTCCTTGATGGTATTGGCGGTGTCCTCGCTGACTGCCTCCGCGGCCTGACGTGGTTTGGTAGCGCGTAGTTCCTTCATTTGGGCATCGGTGATGCGGTTAACCAGGTAAGGCTCCATACGCTTGCCCTTGTTGGCGATGGTGCCGGCCATGATTGCTGCCTGGAGCGCTGACATCGTCACGTCGCGTTGACCGATGGCGGATTGGGCGACTTGGGCGCCGTCGCTCAGCTCGCCGAGCGCGCCGGCGGACGTTCCTACGCCGAGGGAGTACTTCTCACCCACGCCGAAGCCTTCAGCGTACTTGCGCAGCTCATCAGCGCCGATGCTCTCCGACATCTGCACAAAGGCCGTGTTGCAGGACAACGCGAAGGCCGTTTGCAGGGTGACACTTTCCGCGCCGCCACAGGACTGGTTGCCGTAGTTGGTCAGCTCCGTGACGGTATCGGGCAGCGTGATGGACGCCGCGCCGGTCAGCGTAGAGTTCGGCTCGAAACCGTTGTTGAGGCCAGCGGCGGTGGTGATGATCTTAAAAATTGAGCCCGGGGGCAGGGTGTCCTGCGCGGCGTGGTTAACCAGCGGCGTGCCCTCCTGGTTCTGTAGCTGTTCCCACCTCTCGTTGGCGTTATCGCCGAGGAGGTCGGACACGTTAAAGCTCGGGGTGGAGGCCATGGCCAGGATCTTGCCCGTCGAGGGCTGGATGGCGACGGCCGCGCCGTTATAGCCCGGTCCAGCGAGCTGATCGTAGGCGGCCTGCTGCAGGGCGGGGTCGATGGTGACCTCGACGTTCGCGCCCATCTGGGGCTTGCCGGAGAGCACATCGAGCCAGTTGCGCGCCAGCAGCGAATCATCCTTGCCATTGAGGATGTCATTCTGGGAGGCCTCCAGCTGCGAGGCTCCGAAGCGTTCCGAGAGGTAGCCGGTGATGTTGGCAAACGCC contains:
- a CDS encoding penicillin-binding transpeptidase domain-containing protein is translated as MNRSIRLVALFSLILTAILLVNLTVVQAFSTDKYAHNPKNVRGFLEMRTTPRGQIFAGNTVLAQSTADAEGNYSRSYPADSPAFANITGYLSERFGASQLEASQNDILNGKDDSLLARNWLDVLSGKPQMGANVEVTIDPALQQAAYDQLAGPGYNGAAVAIQPSTGKILAMASTPSFNVSDLLGDNANERWEQLQNQEGTPLVNHAAQDTLPPGSIFKIITTAAGLNNGFEPNSTLTGAASITLPDTVTELTNYGNQSCGGAESVTLQTAFALSCNTAFVQMSESIGADELRKYAEGFGVGEKYSLGVGTSAGALGELSDGAQVAQSAIGQRDVTMSALQAAIMAGTIANKGKRMEPYLVNRITDAQMKELRATKPRQAAEAVSEDTANTIKDLMFASERNTFGFDGNGFASKTGTAEHGDGLAPHAWYVAFDPDKDIAVGVVVKDGGHLGEGATGGQVSAPIGRAILRAYGGEQ